The Merismopedia glauca CCAP 1448/3 genome includes a region encoding these proteins:
- a CDS encoding peroxiredoxin family protein, protein MISTNIDGLFNERFFQNFLPIPASNEIKIGAIAPDFLITDVKNQRQVRLLEYRDKQPVLLYFTRIFTEHQYCPLCYPHIIALNENYEEFQKLGVEVLTIASTDIKQSQRVIEDLGLKMPLLSDPSCFYGGLYHVGQALGAPLPAQFLVDREGKIQYRHLFSFLSPNAPVEILLNIAARYKSISKSELQLIAN, encoded by the coding sequence ATGATTTCTACAAATATAGATGGTTTGTTTAACGAGCGATTTTTCCAAAATTTCTTGCCGATACCTGCGAGTAATGAAATTAAAATAGGAGCGATCGCCCCAGATTTCTTGATAACAGACGTTAAGAATCAGCGTCAAGTTCGCTTACTCGAATATAGAGACAAACAACCAGTTCTACTCTACTTCACCAGAATTTTTACTGAGCATCAGTACTGTCCGTTATGCTACCCCCACATTATTGCTTTAAATGAAAATTATGAGGAATTTCAAAAATTGGGGGTGGAAGTATTAACGATCGCCAGTACTGATATTAAACAAAGCCAAAGAGTGATAGAAGATCTGGGTTTAAAAATGCCTTTGTTATCAGATCCAAGTTGTTTTTATGGAGGTTTATATCACGTAGGTCAAGCTTTAGGCGCACCACTTCCGGCTCAATTTTTAGTAGATCGAGAAGGGAAAATCCAGTATCGGCATTTATTTTCCTTCTTGTCACCTAATGCACCAGTCGAGATATTACTGAATATCGCGGCTAGATACAAATCAATTAGTAAGAGCGAATTGCAACTTATAGCAAATTGA